Proteins encoded in a region of the Pirellulaceae bacterium genome:
- the purM gene encoding phosphoribosylformylglycinamidine cyclo-ligase: MSKATYKSAGVDLDVYQQSMAKLPRLMHRTFSPRVMKLDGGFAGLFQLDFQSPLFRRTYEDPVLVSCADGVGTKLKVATLAQVHNTVGIDLVAMSVNDAICCGAEPLFFLDYVAMSHDSPDLLEQIVEGISEGCMTSDCALLGGETAIMPDLYAPGEYDLAGFCVAVVERKHLITGETIDSGDIVLGLSSNGLHSNGFSLVRKIVFEVAALQATDHVSELGQTVQDALLEPTRIYAPAVKEILNHYKVKNVVHGISHITGGGLQENLERITPKHVDIQIDMKSWPVPAVFRWLQSLGEIEPAEMQRVFNMGIGLVLVVSPFYAKRIQQIVESADFECHEIGKVGAGSGKVVDAVG; this comes from the coding sequence ATGTCCAAGGCGACCTACAAAAGTGCCGGCGTAGACCTGGACGTCTACCAGCAATCGATGGCAAAGCTGCCGCGATTGATGCATCGCACCTTCTCACCGCGAGTCATGAAGCTGGACGGCGGGTTTGCGGGCCTGTTTCAGCTGGATTTCCAGAGCCCCTTATTTCGTAGAACTTATGAAGATCCTGTGCTCGTTTCCTGTGCTGACGGGGTTGGCACCAAACTCAAAGTTGCCACGCTGGCCCAGGTACACAACACCGTTGGAATCGATTTAGTCGCGATGAGCGTCAACGACGCGATTTGTTGTGGGGCCGAACCGCTGTTCTTTCTCGATTACGTCGCAATGTCTCACGACAGTCCCGACTTGCTTGAGCAAATCGTAGAGGGGATTAGCGAAGGGTGTATGACATCCGACTGTGCCTTGCTCGGTGGTGAAACGGCGATTATGCCCGATTTGTATGCTCCGGGCGAATATGACTTAGCCGGGTTTTGCGTTGCCGTCGTAGAACGCAAGCATCTGATCACGGGGGAGACAATCGACTCGGGTGACATTGTGTTGGGGCTCTCGTCCAACGGACTGCATTCCAACGGATTTAGCCTCGTTCGTAAAATTGTCTTCGAGGTGGCAGCTCTCCAAGCGACGGATCATGTGAGCGAACTTGGTCAGACGGTTCAGGATGCCCTACTCGAACCAACTCGGATTTATGCCCCGGCAGTGAAGGAGATTCTGAATCACTACAAGGTGAAGAATGTGGTGCATGGCATTTCCCATATCACGGGAGGCGGCCTCCAGGAAAATCTTGAGCGAATCACGCCGAAGCACGTGGACATACAGATCGATATGAAGAGTTGGCCCGTCCCGGCTGTTTTTCGTTGGCTGCAGAGCTTGGGTGAAATTGAGCCGGCTGAGATGCAGCGAGTGTTTAACATGGGAATTGGGCTCGTCTTGGTGGTCAGTCCTTTCTACGCCAAACGGATTCAACAGATTGTGGAATCCGCCGACTTTGAATGCCACGAGATTGGAAAAGTCGGTGCTGGCAGCGGAAAGGTTGTTGATGCCGTCGGCTAA
- the glgX gene encoding glycogen debranching protein GlgX, producing the protein MLMAHPHPELQFTHLLPYGALIHDRGVQFVVFSRSATAMRLLFYDNVSDTEPSEIIKFDPDTDRWGDIWSVFVPEVGAGQLYHFQAEGPFDPANGHRFNGHARLIDPYAKALAGEFQPSADGIIRPPKCVVMDDYFDWEGDRHLRRDLSESVIYEMHVRGFTMDETSKVEHPGSYLGVIEKIPYLKSLGVTAVELMPVHEFPIQGTDGQKLDRPNYWGYDPLAFFAPHRGYAAGSTPGSQVIEFKQMVKALHQAGIEVILDVVFNHTCEGNELGPTLSFKGLENNVYYMLESGSYYKNFSGCGNTINGNHPIVREMIFHCLRHWVHNYHIDGFRFDLASILSRDRQGHLVPNPPLVEAIAEDPLLADTKIIAEAWDAAGAYQVGSFGNLRWAEWNGRYRDDMRRFWRGDSGMLGHLATRLAGSSDLYEPGGRRPYHSINFVTSHDGFPLNDLVTYNDKHNEVNSEGNRDGDNNNLSYNYGIEGPTRHQGIERIRERQLKNMLATLLLSQGVPMILSGDECRRTQHGNNNAYCQDNEISWFNWNHIQQNQELVRFVRSVIAFRRRQPTVRRKYFLSGQPTRSGLSDVNWYSSLGTAIDWTKDDRCLICLLASPGLAEDPEQQGRDVLIMINNAHDPQQFILPPIAKGARWRTVLDTAAPSPRDVFPDSNGPSLPRTGCLTLEEHSLRCYVAVNEES; encoded by the coding sequence ATGCTGATGGCTCACCCTCACCCGGAACTACAATTCACGCACCTTCTACCGTACGGAGCGCTCATACACGATCGTGGCGTTCAGTTCGTCGTATTCAGTCGCTCGGCGACTGCGATGCGATTGTTGTTTTATGACAACGTCTCCGATACGGAACCAAGCGAAATCATCAAATTCGATCCTGACACCGATCGCTGGGGAGACATTTGGAGCGTTTTTGTTCCAGAGGTCGGCGCGGGGCAGCTTTATCATTTTCAGGCAGAGGGGCCATTTGATCCGGCCAATGGCCACCGATTTAACGGCCACGCTCGACTAATCGACCCCTACGCCAAGGCGCTCGCGGGTGAATTCCAGCCGTCGGCTGACGGTATCATTCGTCCCCCAAAGTGCGTGGTCATGGACGATTACTTCGACTGGGAAGGCGACCGCCATCTTCGTCGTGATCTGTCGGAAAGTGTCATCTACGAGATGCATGTCCGTGGATTCACGATGGACGAAACGAGTAAAGTCGAACACCCTGGTTCGTACTTAGGTGTCATCGAAAAAATCCCTTATCTGAAATCACTCGGTGTCACTGCCGTCGAGTTAATGCCGGTCCATGAGTTCCCGATTCAAGGCACTGATGGCCAAAAGTTAGACCGGCCGAACTATTGGGGATACGATCCACTCGCCTTTTTCGCCCCGCACCGCGGTTATGCGGCCGGATCCACGCCAGGCAGCCAAGTGATCGAATTTAAACAGATGGTGAAGGCGTTACACCAAGCTGGAATCGAAGTGATCTTGGACGTGGTTTTTAACCACACTTGTGAAGGAAACGAACTAGGGCCGACTCTCAGCTTTAAAGGACTTGAAAATAACGTCTATTACATGCTCGAAAGCGGTTCTTATTACAAGAACTTCTCGGGATGCGGAAACACCATCAATGGAAATCACCCAATCGTTCGTGAAATGATTTTCCATTGCTTACGGCATTGGGTTCACAACTATCACATTGACGGGTTTCGTTTTGACCTCGCTTCGATTCTTAGTCGAGATCGCCAGGGGCATTTGGTGCCCAACCCGCCACTCGTCGAAGCGATTGCTGAGGATCCGCTGCTGGCCGACACCAAGATCATTGCGGAAGCATGGGATGCGGCAGGCGCTTATCAAGTGGGCTCATTCGGAAATCTTCGATGGGCTGAGTGGAACGGACGATACCGAGATGACATGCGCAGATTCTGGCGTGGCGACTCGGGAATGCTGGGCCACTTGGCGACTCGCCTGGCCGGGTCGAGCGATCTCTACGAACCGGGAGGTCGAAGACCGTACCACAGTATCAATTTCGTCACATCGCACGACGGTTTTCCGCTCAACGACTTGGTGACTTACAACGACAAACACAACGAAGTCAACAGCGAAGGCAATCGTGATGGTGACAACAACAACTTGAGTTACAATTACGGTATCGAGGGACCAACTCGTCATCAGGGCATCGAACGCATCCGTGAGAGACAGCTAAAAAACATGTTAGCGACGCTCTTGCTGAGCCAGGGTGTGCCGATGATTCTGTCGGGTGATGAATGTCGACGAACGCAACACGGCAATAACAACGCATATTGCCAAGACAATGAAATCAGCTGGTTCAATTGGAATCACATCCAGCAGAACCAAGAGCTGGTACGGTTCGTTCGATCGGTGATCGCTTTCCGAAGACGTCAGCCGACCGTTCGTCGCAAGTACTTTCTCAGCGGACAACCCACTCGCTCCGGGCTGTCAGATGTGAATTGGTACAGCTCGCTTGGAACCGCGATTGACTGGACCAAGGATGACCGATGCCTAATCTGCTTGCTGGCCTCTCCAGGATTAGCGGAAGACCCCGAGCAGCAGGGACGTGATGTTCTGATCATGATCAACAATGCTCATGATCCACAACAATTCATCCTACCGCCGATTGCAAAGGGAGCCCGCTGGCGCACCGTGCTCGACACGGCTGCGCCTTCGCCGCGAGATGTCTTCCCGGATTCTAATGGTCCGTCATTGCCAAGAACCGGATGCCTTACACTCGAGGAACACTCGTTACGGTGCTACGTCGCCGTCAACGAGGAGTCTTAA
- a CDS encoding GspE/PulE family protein, with protein sequence MSNQIEPDNRIDAENEPVDRTAAALIQLAIQMKASDLFFLTNQDQVEVRLRQMGIMRTVRSYSLEYGRKLMSHFKAMSNIDITERFRPLEGRWVFNREEGAVDLRLNCMPTLHGEDITCRILDRQRGLIRLDELSVSQQAYHELMSLMKNPSGLILVSGPTGSGKTTTLYSCLQELNNGERKINTLEDPIEYVLDGIRQSQVNIRVGVDFPELLAACLRQAPDVIMIGEIRDAKTAKIAVRAANSGHLVLATLHAPVAASAAYNLLSYGVNPHFLASSLLGIISQRLLRRLCANCKVPIDVSDHPTLFQDVRSLLPPDTGKTMYAPGKCEQCYEQGYDGLLGVCEVLGMNDEIRKMMVQGESMKSLHEAAVRNGMLELRRSALLEIAVGSTTTEEMFRCIPFEFFDD encoded by the coding sequence ATGAGTAACCAGATCGAGCCTGATAATCGGATTGATGCTGAAAACGAACCCGTCGATCGTACCGCAGCTGCCCTGATACAGTTAGCGATTCAGATGAAGGCTAGCGATCTGTTCTTTTTGACGAATCAAGATCAGGTCGAGGTGCGATTACGACAGATGGGGATCATGCGTACTGTCCGCAGCTACTCGCTAGAATATGGTCGAAAGCTGATGTCTCATTTCAAGGCGATGTCGAACATCGACATCACCGAACGCTTCCGTCCTCTCGAAGGCCGTTGGGTTTTCAATCGTGAGGAAGGTGCCGTTGATTTGCGTTTGAATTGTATGCCAACTCTCCATGGGGAAGATATCACCTGCCGGATTCTGGATCGCCAACGGGGACTGATTCGATTAGACGAGCTGAGCGTGAGCCAGCAAGCTTATCACGAATTGATGTCGTTGATGAAAAACCCGAGTGGTTTGATTTTGGTCAGCGGCCCCACTGGAAGTGGAAAGACAACAACGCTCTACAGTTGCCTGCAGGAATTGAATAATGGTGAACGCAAGATTAATACCTTGGAGGATCCGATCGAGTATGTCTTGGACGGCATCCGTCAATCTCAAGTAAACATCAGGGTTGGCGTTGATTTTCCCGAGCTGTTAGCGGCCTGTTTGCGGCAAGCTCCGGACGTAATCATGATTGGCGAAATTCGAGATGCAAAAACGGCGAAAATAGCCGTCCGAGCGGCGAATAGCGGACATCTCGTGTTGGCCACCCTTCATGCGCCTGTCGCCGCTTCAGCGGCTTACAACTTGCTGTCCTATGGCGTGAACCCTCACTTTCTCGCCAGCAGTTTGTTGGGCATTATTTCCCAACGCTTGCTGCGCCGCCTCTGTGCGAACTGCAAAGTTCCTATTGATGTCTCGGATCATCCCACACTGTTTCAAGATGTGCGGTCTTTGTTGCCGCCTGATACGGGTAAGACCATGTATGCTCCCGGTAAATGCGAGCAATGTTACGAGCAAGGCTATGACGGATTGCTTGGTGTTTGCGAAGTGCTAGGGATGAACGATGAAATTCGTAAGATGATGGTGCAGGGAGAATCGATGAAGAGCCTGCACGAGGCGGCTGTCAGAAATGGAATGCTCGAGCTGCGACGATCGGCTTTGCTTGAAATCGCAGTCGGTTCAACGACAACCGAAGAGATGTTTCGTTGTATTCCCTTTGAGTTCTTTGATGATTGA
- a CDS encoding STAS domain-containing protein: MDVRLVNSENDWTQFQLVGDISGDAVSGANKTPLSLLNLPEQGLDKHILLDLNDATFLDSSGIGWLLSINRAAKEQGFGVVVHSVPPLIHRVFTMMRLGEVIPVVEGLDEARNHVTSTN; the protein is encoded by the coding sequence ATGGATGTCCGGTTGGTGAATTCAGAGAACGACTGGACCCAGTTTCAACTGGTCGGCGATATCTCCGGCGATGCCGTGTCGGGCGCCAACAAGACGCCGCTGAGTTTGCTCAATTTGCCAGAGCAAGGGCTGGATAAACACATTCTGCTCGACTTGAATGACGCCACCTTCCTGGACTCCAGCGGAATCGGCTGGTTGTTGAGCATCAACCGAGCGGCAAAAGAACAGGGATTCGGCGTTGTGGTCCATTCGGTACCTCCGCTGATCCACCGGGTTTTTACCATGATGCGTCTCGGAGAAGTCATCCCAGTTGTCGAGGGACTCGACGAAGCACGGAACCACGTAACGAGTACGAATTGA
- a CDS encoding DUF1559 domain-containing protein, producing MNRLRQIGMAVANYESTHARFPPGRLLPDWVHGGRVQRAYTNYNRVNQRAGQGESTGFRSVHIWILPHLESDSVYQMIDLKRPSARRMSQAGQPYNINYDAYATAEDMFICPSDPNTVRIISENNYRYNFGGSTPYGGAYSTSRQATHDATVGGQSVLGNGAFSAGKRGMTSGKILDGLSKTAFFSERTKGSGINAAIKLPTASDIVTMPGREDRPIRREIIFRRCKNYRPRPSRYNFTSAGRWLSGSNYSNGWPFAGYAGTMYNHVAPPNWTGQDCGNWSAIPDTPGEHAIISARSHHRRTVNVSFGDGHVASIDDTIDLEIWRAIGTRNGKERGPLHQID from the coding sequence ATGAATCGTCTTCGCCAGATTGGTATGGCAGTTGCCAATTATGAATCGACCCATGCCAGATTTCCTCCTGGACGCTTGCTGCCAGATTGGGTTCATGGGGGGCGTGTTCAACGAGCCTACACGAATTACAACCGAGTTAACCAACGGGCAGGCCAGGGGGAATCCACGGGATTTCGATCGGTTCACATCTGGATCTTGCCCCACCTGGAAAGCGATTCGGTGTATCAAATGATCGACCTCAAACGACCGTCGGCACGGCGTATGAGTCAAGCTGGTCAACCTTACAACATCAATTACGATGCTTACGCGACAGCAGAGGACATGTTTATTTGTCCTAGTGATCCGAATACTGTTCGGATTATTTCAGAGAACAACTATCGATACAACTTCGGCGGTTCTACGCCTTACGGCGGCGCGTACTCGACGTCGCGGCAAGCCACTCACGACGCGACGGTGGGCGGTCAGTCGGTGCTGGGAAATGGTGCTTTTTCAGCTGGCAAGCGGGGGATGACTTCTGGGAAAATCCTGGATGGACTATCGAAAACAGCCTTCTTTTCAGAACGTACCAAGGGCAGCGGAATCAATGCGGCAATCAAGTTACCGACAGCGAGTGACATCGTGACGATGCCTGGCCGAGAAGATCGCCCAATTCGGCGCGAGATCATTTTTCGTCGTTGCAAGAACTACCGACCCCGGCCATCAAGATATAACTTTACGTCCGCCGGCCGTTGGCTGTCAGGCTCGAACTATTCGAATGGCTGGCCATTTGCGGGCTACGCGGGCACGATGTACAACCATGTCGCGCCTCCCAACTGGACAGGGCAGGATTGCGGAAATTGGAGCGCAATTCCGGATACGCCGGGTGAACACGCCATTATCAGTGCACGAAGTCACCATCGGAGGACGGTCAACGTGAGTTTTGGAGACGGTCACGTTGCTTCGATCGATGACACAATTGACTTAGAGATTTGGCGTGCCATCGGAACTCGAAACGGCAAGGAAAGGGGCCCCCTGCACCAAATCGATTAA